A DNA window from Mesoplasma coleopterae contains the following coding sequences:
- the argS gene encoding arginine--tRNA ligase: MNNIINIVKEDLKAITKKMNITKEPIVEINKNNIDSHFSTTLALMSAKELKQNPVQLAETIKEELMQKDYYDQIEIAGPGFINIKVKTELLSRTIKNITTLKEAYGKNKSKNKIINIEYVSANPTGYLHVGHARNAVTGSVLEEVLKFDGYEVQTEYYTNDAGNQINILAVTVFVHYLWALGIEAEKPANTYGGTFYDDLANTMIEKYGDKFKNLTFTETAISDPEVHQIFRKEATEYFLAEIKKQLKDFGVVIDHYSSEQEMYDTNQIEKLLEEYKEKNAIYEADGALWLKTTEFGDDKDRVLIKKDGSLTYIVPDLATHNIRIDRTKADVLINIWGGDHHGYIQRMRAGLQLLGHNPDILEIEMVQMVRLIKDGQEYKMSKRKGTAVWLVDIMEMVGKDALRYMLASKSSSSHMDLDLDLVQQKNATNPVYYAQYATARCHSILNQAEQKNIKANLEETNLLSNKKEVELLLTLDNFNQVIQMAAKNRAPQLICEYIQTICKQFHSYYADTKILDEKDLPISEARLGLVLAVLQVLTNAFTVIGVSALETM, from the coding sequence AAAAAATGAATATAACAAAGGAACCAATTGTTGAAATAAACAAAAATAATATTGATAGTCATTTTTCTACAACTCTTGCCTTAATGAGTGCAAAAGAACTAAAACAAAATCCGGTTCAATTAGCAGAAACTATTAAAGAAGAATTAATGCAAAAAGATTATTATGATCAAATTGAAATAGCAGGACCTGGTTTTATTAATATTAAAGTAAAAACAGAATTGCTTTCAAGAACTATTAAAAACATAACAACTTTAAAAGAAGCATATGGTAAAAATAAAAGTAAAAATAAAATTATAAATATTGAATATGTTTCAGCAAATCCTACAGGATATTTACACGTTGGGCATGCAAGAAATGCTGTAACTGGTTCTGTATTAGAAGAAGTTTTAAAATTTGATGGTTATGAAGTGCAAACTGAATATTATACAAATGATGCAGGAAATCAAATTAATATTTTAGCTGTTACTGTTTTTGTTCATTATCTATGAGCACTGGGAATTGAAGCGGAAAAACCAGCTAATACTTATGGTGGAACTTTCTATGATGATTTAGCTAATACTATGATTGAAAAATATGGAGATAAATTTAAAAATTTAACTTTTACAGAAACTGCAATTTCTGATCCTGAAGTTCATCAAATTTTTAGAAAAGAAGCTACAGAATATTTCTTAGCTGAAATTAAAAAACAATTAAAAGATTTTGGAGTTGTAATTGATCACTATTCAAGTGAACAAGAAATGTATGATACAAATCAAATTGAAAAACTTTTAGAAGAGTACAAAGAAAAAAATGCAATTTATGAAGCTGATGGAGCTTTATGATTAAAAACAACTGAATTTGGTGATGACAAAGATCGTGTGTTAATTAAAAAAGATGGTTCCTTAACTTACATTGTTCCAGATTTAGCAACACATAATATCAGAATTGATAGAACCAAAGCTGATGTACTAATTAATATTTGAGGTGGAGACCACCATGGTTATATTCAAAGAATGAGAGCTGGTTTACAATTATTAGGTCATAATCCAGACATTTTAGAAATTGAAATGGTACAAATGGTAAGATTGATCAAGGACGGTCAAGAATACAAAATGAGTAAAAGAAAAGGAACTGCTGTTTGATTAGTTGATATTATGGAAATGGTTGGAAAAGATGCTTTAAGATATATGTTAGCATCTAAATCAAGTAGTTCACATATGGACTTAGACTTAGACCTAGTTCAACAAAAAAATGCAACTAACCCAGTTTACTATGCACAATATGCAACAGCAAGATGTCATTCAATTTTAAATCAAGCTGAACAAAAAAATATTAAAGCTAATTTAGAAGAAACAAATTTATTATCAAATAAAAAAGAAGTAGAATTATTATTAACTTTAGATAATTTTAACCAAGTAATTCAAATGGCAGCTAAGAATAGAGCACCACAATTGATTTGTGAATACATTCAAACTATATGTAAGCAATTTCATTCATACTATGCTGATACAAAAATTCTTGATGAAAAAGATTTACCAATAAGTGAAGCAAGACTAGGATTAGTTTTAGCAGTTTTACAAGTATTAACTAATGCATTTACTGTTATTGGTGTTAGTGCTTTAGAAACAATGTAA